A section of the Harmonia axyridis chromosome 2, icHarAxyr1.1, whole genome shotgun sequence genome encodes:
- the LOC123673196 gene encoding mitochondrial cardiolipin hydrolase produces the protein MQTFSKLLYVCFTIAPIIFAYFVKIKKKESIKLYGQEKYYYKNIFLFYTQSCRDHLIKLKPCDNNCPQNHLILLTNFIATAKQSISICVLTLQLFNIFEELIKAHHKGVEVKIIMDREMIGVNSPKLQKLGRIGIPVKTQGENSCIHHKFCIVDEDDKASAKMFFGSMNFTLNGMLSNYEHITLTNDYRITEKFTKEFNALWKEFELI, from the exons ATGCAAACTTTCTCTAAGTTACTTTATGTGTGCTTTACAATAGCACCTATTATCTTTGCTTATTTTgtgaagataaaaaaaaaagaatcaattaaATTATATGGCCaggaaaaatattattacaaGAATATATTCCTTTTCTATACTCAATCATGTAGAGATCACCTCATCAAGTTGAAACCTTGTGATAATAATTGTCCACAAAATCATCTCATATTATTGACGAATTTTATTGCAACTGCAAAACAATCGATAAGTATTTGTGTACTTACCTTGCAGTTATTCAACATATTCGAAGAGCTTATAAAAGCACATCATAAAGGCGTAGAAGTTAAAATAATTATGGACAGAGAAATGATAGGTGTAAATTCTCCGAAACTACAGAAACTTGGAAGAATAG GGATTCCTGTTAAGACTCAAGGAGAAAATAGCTGTATACACCATAAGTTTTGTATTGTAGATGAAGATGATAAAGCTTCAGCTAAAATGTTTTTTGGCTCTATGAATTTCACATTGAATGGCATGCTTTCTAATTATGAGCATATTACTCTCACTAATGATTATAGAATAACTGAGAAATTTACTAAAGAATTCAATGCACTTTGGAAGGAATTTGAATTAATATAg